From one Eucalyptus grandis isolate ANBG69807.140 chromosome 9, ASM1654582v1, whole genome shotgun sequence genomic stretch:
- the LOC104419142 gene encoding uncharacterized protein LOC104419142, with protein sequence MEMASALVLQFLLLGFASAAGVLQNPDFETPPPGSPANSTAPFLLGENNTLPGWSFGGQVYYLTESGGGHAVQLGQDGRINQTFAASATDSADYLLTFAVASPGGANCLSNGSVVISAPDSQGVFPAGQRAVYGQFLGSWGDGEAIDLVIASETTESDANATCWPIVDSILLKSISSLVKANDNELVNGGFEFGPEFLADSAEGVLLQAAQSPVQSPLRQWSILGTVKYIDAKHFFVPQGNAAVEIVSGNSSGIQTAAQLTKDSSYTLEFMLGDGNDSCIADFEVRAQAGSVLQNYTIQSKGTGSAQKFSFKFKADSDTGTTPISFVSYTSSQTKDDVFCGPVVDDVVVRTSLGLKLAIQWSLPSLLLLVAYVMNNERWI encoded by the exons ATGGAGATGGCATCAGCACTCGTTCTCCAGTTTCTTCTGCTCGGATTTGCATCAGCGG CTGGTGTTCTCCAGAACCCCGACTTCGAAACGCCGCCGCCCGGCTCGCCGGCGAACTCCACTGCGCCGTTCCTCCTCGGGGAAAACAACACGCTCCCCGGCTGGTCGTTCGGTGGCCAGGTCTACTACCTGACGGAGAGCGGCGGCGGCCACGCCGTCCAGCTGGGCCAGGATGGCAGGATCAACCAGACTTTCGCGGCCTCCGCCACCGACTCCGCGGACTACTTGCTCACCTTCGCGGtcgcctcgcccggcggcgcgaACTGCTTGAGCAACGGCAGTGTCGTGATCTCGGCGCCGGACAGTCAGGGGGTGTTTCCGGCGGGGCAGCGGGCCGTGTACGGCCAGTTCCTGGGGAGCTGGGGAGACGGGGAGGCGATCGATCTGGTGATCGCAAGCGAAACGACAGAGTCCGACGCCAATGCGACGTGCTGGCCGATCGTTGACTCGATCCTGCTGAAGAGCATTTCGAGTCTCGTCAAAGCAAATG ATAATGAATTGGTAAACGGTGGATTCGAGTTCGGCCCGGAGTTCTTGGCAGACTCTGCCGAGGGAGTTCTGCTACAAGCGGCGCAGAGCCCTGTTCAATCGCCGTTGAGACAATGGTCTATCCTCGGAACCGTCAAGTACATCGACGCCAAACACTTCTTTGTTCCTCAAGGAAATGCTGCGGTAGAAATCGTCTCGGGAAATTCATCCGGCATACAAACGGCCGCTCAACTAACAAAGGATTCTTCATACACATTGGAGTTCATGCTCGGGGACGGGAACGACTCCTGCATTGCCGATTTCGAAGTCAGGGCGCAAGCAGGATCGGTCCTTCAAAACTATACGATTCAGAGCAAGGGTACAGGCTCGGCGCAGAAGTTCTCTTTCAAGTTCAAGGCCGATTCGGATACTGGCACGACACCGATCAGCTTCGTAAGCTATACGAGTAGCCAGACCAAAGATGATGTGTTTTGCGGACCGGTGGTCGATGATGTTGTTGTGCGAACTTCGCTTGGCCTCAAATTGGCAATCCAGTGGAGTCTGCCATCTCTGCTTTTACTTGTCGCTTATGTGATGAACAACGAGCGATGGATCTGA